TGTTTTTCTATCCTCCCACAGGGTTTCCCCCATGAAACGGGCAACAATAGAAATGTcagttttcttcatttttttgtaaatgtaataAACAATAAAGTATCTTATTAGACTAAATGTAGTTTTATTACTGAGGAGTAATAAAACTACGGAGACTAAAACTAAGGAGACAGGAGCATGAACTGAGCCTTTCACAGTGGAACCCATgcagacgtgtgtgtgtgtgtatatatatatatatatatatatatatatattagggctgggcaacgattaaaatatttaatcgcgattaatcgcactgattaatcgcgattaatcgcattgtatttacaaactccaagaatgaattcaaaagtagtgtaaagagcacttttattttaatgttctgctgccatatgaacaaaagtgttgtaacatttgtagcacttatcagtaacacatatttagtgtaaagctcaacttaaacatgtaaaacaaaaaatagcaataataataaattaaagcttattgccactgacagggaattctctttatggggaaaaaatctaccaaaaacaggcaatttctgaggtaacagcagggagcagcattaccattttatgttcaataccaaagtttaacttggcagtggttccaactaacttgtttctgtcatattccatgctggaagaactttaaactgaaatgcttgctaactcgatatgcttgcgtttatttgacgttgacacgcggttttttgttgttgctttctcgcgcgcatatagtgaatggcagggggaaaacaggcaaaaatacatggatactttgaaacgagaagcgacttcaccgacggcgtcgatgcagaccccccccccccgctccgctccgctccgcacaaaacttgttccggccgccaactcaccgcctcgcctcgccttagctcgctcgcggtacctgcgggaaacaccgccttccgcatgtcagctgtgtttttttccggccagcacctttcttcctctttgaatctgaggctgggctgacagcgaggttattggcgcattatcgccacctactgttctgattcaaacccctacaccgcagcaacagaccttcacaaaataaaagcatgtgaccaacatgcgttaacgcgcgttaaagaaaatatcgccgttaatagtctaatgagttaacgcgaaattaacgcgttaacttgcccagccctaataaatatatatatatatatatatatatatatatatatatatatatatatatatatatatatatatatatatatatatatatatatatatatatatatatatatatatatatatatatatatatatatatatatataaaaaaaacacgttttaatCCTGTTAACCTTTTCCATGAGGATAGAAATAAACTTATCATTAAGCGCAGTGGGCTCAGTCTAACCATGCTGCTCATCTCCACGCCGGAGCCGTCTCGTAGACACATTTCCTCTTGGTTTTGCTCGTCTCCCGGCAGTAAGATCCCCTCGTTGGGCTTGTGCCAAGAAAAGGCGGGACGGTCGGGCCAACGCTCTGGACACGTTTTAGCTGCGGTCGGCTTTTAAAAGGTCCCCGTGGCTCCAGAGTAGAGGCTGAACGCATGAAAGGCGAGTTGGCTGTGGTCAGAGGAAGGCCCGCCAGCTGGTGAGTTGGTGCACGGATGGAGATGGTGATGGTGATTTAGAGGAGCCGTCTGGAACAGGCGTGTGTCCATGATGCCGagggcctcctcctggtcttACTCGGTAAACGTGGTGGTTTGGGTGTTTTGTAGCCACAGAACTGGGTGTCTAACAGTTATTGATGGGGAATTAAGAACTGGAGAGGTAAATCGTGGCCGTGCAGCATCTGAAGCTCGAACGGGTGGATCAACAGGACAACGATCCACAACACGGCCGCTCAAAGGGGAGCGTGTCACAGTTGCTCCACAAACATGTGGGAGGCTGataaagtctgttttctgtttgggCCTGCTCTCTGTTTAATAAGTGATACCAGGGGGACTCTGCTGATGGGCGTTTTCTAAagttaaaatcatattttaatcTGAACTCTTCACACATCTTTGAATGCTAAAGGTTTACTTCCTGTCCTGTAAAAGGCTTCTGTTTGCTCTGCAGCTCAGGGAAAAAACTGGTTCTGCACTCCCACTAGGGCAGTGGtctgcagcctgtggctctggaactttggcaacaaatatttttattatggtatttaaatatagtaatgataataaatgtaggttttagcagttttttcttggaaataattgcttttagttttcacaacagaatgatgctaaaagtgtcagtaatatttaattttaaatgactattttttcattatgttggaaactatgattttttttttttacatcattatccacaaatatcaacatcccgtccatcctctttgtttttttttttaaacctcaaatcagacataaaagggcgttttctttaaagatgacgacatatttcctacagtagatctttatcaaaaattataacttgtcctttttcaaaaggccaggcaacatttgtggctctgaatgagtttaattcaagtggactgtaggcaaaatggctctttagactgtaaacgTTGCAGGCCTCTGCTCTAGGGACGTATAGAAGCACGCACAGGCAGCCATCGGTCACATTTCAGAGGAACCTGCTTGCCTTAATCTGCGATCTTATAATGAATTGTCTGGTTATTATCTTTTATGAGTATAGAGATGAAGAGGCCCGGACTTCATCAGGAAACCAGCAAGCGGCTTCATTCTTAAAGTGGTTTGCGATGTGGTTTTTCGCAGTCTTCTCAGTTTCGTATCTCATGGTGTTTGGGTGACAGAAAGTCTCGAAGAAGGcgttttttgttgcttttgtgaTAGCGGTTCACAGTCAGTTTCACAAGTCATCGCTTGAGACTATTCCTGAAAGGGTCCAACGTAAACCCAAAGAGAGGTCGAGTTCAGCGCGGTATCATGTTACCGAGAGGTTTGCATAAACATTTTGACTGGCGAGGCTTTGCTTAACGTGGAAAACAATGAGCCTCGGCATGAATTCGCCTGGAAAAAGTTGacttttgtttgctttggtgCGTCGCTGGTCTGTTGTTTATCCCTCAGTGggagtttttaattattttaacgtattttatttatgttgtttgaTACGTGCTTGTGGTTTGGCTGGTAATGGTTACACGCAGAAGTAaactcttttctgttttaaatcaaaccaaAGTCTTCTGCCTGTGCAGTAATGGGTTGTGGAGCAGGTCCAGAGGGGAACCAGCACTTCTCTACCGGCTCGTCTATGAGGCCTCCTCCAGCTAGTTCTCAGGATGAGAGTCCCTGTGGGATGTGATTGGATAAACTTCTACGAGACGCAACCACTGAGCATCCTGGACAGCCGCCCGAACCGCCTCGACTGACTTTAGCTTTGgacacggagaagcagcggctctgcTTGAAGTTCCCCTCAAGGGAGGGGGATTCGAGGCCGTGCAGAAAACCCCGCCCAAAAATTAAAattctagttgttttttttatcagagatCTTGTTCTTTTGATCATGATTCGTGTCTGACCGTAGATGAGGATTGGTATGAAGGCTGGTTGGTGAACTGGCTGCTTTTTCTTCCCCTCTACAAACCTCAGTCTGTCCACCTCTTGGCCACAACAGGCCACGCTCCTGACACTCCTCCACTTGATGCAAACCACGGGCTCACACTGGTGCTGGGCCAGGAAACAGGCTCAATATTTCAGCGAGGAACAGAAAATGCCTGTAACAATCATTGTTACTGCCATTTTCTGTTCCTCTCTGTTCGGTTTAATAGTAAAAATGAAACCATACAAGGCtgtgtggggggagggggggggtaaagAAGCGATTGACACCAGTGGTGTAAACTTTATTAGTTTTCATATAATGCTTATCAAACACATTTGcacttttaaaagtttcttACGGCAACGTCTATTCAGTGGAGAATGAGATTTCTTAATATGCTGAAGGAAATGCTATAATTTGACAATTCTGAAAATAAATCTTGTAACAAtaagtattattattgttacaattttttttatgtgaaacagTATTGTAATAAGTATCAATCGTTGagtactaaaaataaatattattattattatttattattattattagtgttgcaccgataccagtattggacagggccccgatccagcactaaaatggtggtatcggtaccggcgagtaccaacaaataggcaccgataccattttgatgtttgtatgtcacttgaacgcagccttctctctcccgactagtattagaAATGTtctataagttcatgaaagttgcactattttggcgtTTGAgggccaaaactcagggtttaaatgagattattcaattattaatgtaattttactgtcttactgctGCACTacaattatacatgttataatttcacgaatgttgcactattttggcctttgagagccaaaagtttattcaactattgtcactattccaggtaggcaataaaaagttctactaccctaagtagtatgcagttcttcatatatacacacacacacatcaatttcaaacagatggtatcggtatcggggccaaaaaatggcatcggcacaacactacttattattattattattattattattattattattattattattattattattattattattattattattaaggatAAAGCTTTTGTCCGTATGGTTCGGCTCTACCTCAGACGGGCTGACTCTCGTCCCCTTAGCTTGGCCCACGTTAAAGACGGACCTGTAACGCTGTGTTTCACTGCAGGTTATCCTGGCTATCCCAACCATCCTCCTTACCCACAGCCCGGCGGCCCGGGTGCACCGCCCTACCCGGTTCCGGCGGGGGGCTACGGAGACCCCGGTCAGCCTCCGGTCCCAGGCTTCAACATGGGCTACAACCAGGGCCCGCCTCCTGTTGTGTATCAGCCGGGCCCCGCTCCGGGTCAGGGGCCGGAGTACGGCGGCCAGCCGATGGGAATCGCTCCGGCGCCGGTTTCCGTTCCTGTCGGGGTGCCGCCTGGGCTCGAGTACCTAACGCAGGTAGGAAAGAGGAAATTTCTGATCCACTTAACTTCTGTAAGAACAGCATGAATCTGTGCCATGATAAATACAAATGTTCTGACGGCTTTTCCTGCTGTCAGAACCAGCCGGGCCTGCCTCCGCTTCCTTTTCTTCCACTGTGGAGCGAAGGCTTAAAGTCTAGGTGGGTTTCCACCAGCGCGGAGGAAAAACCCAACACGCCTCATCGCACTCTGTGTCCGCCCATGTGTCAAACAGTTCCTGCTCGTTAAAGTAGACACGACTCCATCAAGATGGAGcctctttatttcattttcagtcaCACTGTGTCTATTAAAACCCTTTATAAATGATCTGGCTGCAGCTCTTATAACTAGTTTTTAAGTAAGATATAAACTTCGCCCTGTTAGCCTTTTGAACTTTGAAAcaatgcaccaaaaaaaaaaaaaaaaaaaaaaagaaaaagagagaaaagagtgAGTCACCAGGTTTTCTGCGTTTTTCATAGTTCTCCAGGAAGCTGTGGGCTTGGatgtaaaaacagtaaaaacttcCCCTGTACATGGAAGTCTGTTggcgtttttttcccccaatgttCTTCATCTATGCTGCTCtgtacagaaaatattttatgtatGAATATcaattttttgtttatgtttatctGTTTTGAAGATGGTAAGGGGATTTACAGATTTACAGAAATGAGCACGACTTCTTGAGTTGGAGTTGTCTGTTCTTcatctgctttttgtttgtttttagatcGACCAGATCCTGATCCACCAAAAAGTCGAGCTCCTGGAAGGTAAATTCATCTTTGTTGTTATGGTTGCTGGCTTCCCTTGTAAAGATGTGTaagaaaataattacattttttgctgCAGCAGCATAAACTCACTCTGAAAAATGTAGAAGATGGGACCTTTTTAATTTGAGAGCGTTTAAAGCACGGAGGGAGGAATCAACATGTCATAGTATTTATCTCTGGAGACTGAAATGTCCGTTGAAGGCAAATGTTGTGTCTGGTGAACCAATTTAGTGTCGATTCTAACCCGTTTTTTGGACCATTATTCTGCAGAAACACCATTATTGAAATGATTTCCAGTTCATTGGCAGGAGCACACCAGGTTTATATTAAGATATCCTGgtatttcaaaaatatatatgatgCTGCACATGCTTTAACAGAGTTTCCAAGGTCTTTGGAGAAGAACCAGGtccacagcatcacaggtcTTCCACTGTACTTGACACCGCGTTTggtgcttttccacatatttacaCTAGTCCCACCTGGAGGGTTTGCTGTTGTAAAACTAAATCGTCATCCCATCCGAACAGAACGCATGACAGTCATTTTCATACTCCACATGCTTGTATTACTGAGGGTAGGACAGAAATGGCTCTTTCCTGCATGACTCTctgataaaataattttctaacATTCCCTCTGCTCACAATGTGAACGCTTTTAGGTATTTTTCTGTCAAgaggaacacttttttttttactttattaaacaatgaacaaaaatatttcagagaatagtttcattttgatttatgtTCAAACCAATTTCAATCCCGACTATTTGAAATGCTAGATTTTCAACaattaacaaagcagaagaatAAACTTTGGATAATGACAGACGTTACTTGAAAACTGTCCACTTTATTTAGGAATTTCAAAACAAGACTCCTGACATTTTGTGATTAACAGTTTATATTTCATTGGTGTTGTTTAGACACATAAACAGTCCAGCTTATGCGTATATCTGAAGGCACCAGAGGTGCACCTGTGGGGAAAACCCTGTTCGATTGGCTCTCAGGCCGCGTCCCCATGGAGACAAGACCAGGTGTagggagtggtggcctggtggttagagcattAGCACTTGTGTCCCAGAGGTtgtgggttcaactcccacagactgccactctgggtccctgagcatgaCCCTTAACCCTAGATTGCTCCCTGGGAGACATACAgtagcagcccactgctcctcaaGGGAATGGGTcacatgcagagaacaaatttcattggaatctATGTTGCACTGACAATAACAACGATtatgaataatattaatattatctGCAAAGGCATTTTGTCGTTTAGGCTGTGCGTCCACAAGGATGCGCCGTATTGAGGGACAGTAAACAATCATCTTTAAAAATGGGTTCCTGAGTGGATCAAAGCGCAAAATGTCGGTTTCATTTGTACATTCTTGGGCCGGGCCTCTGTCGTATCGCTCTTTTGGATTTATCTTGACAACGATCCAACTAGTGATGTCTGAAAACCCACCAAAGTGCCaggattgttgttgttgttgttgttttttttttttcccatttgctCCTCTGGTGGTTTATTGAGAGCATCAATAATATGATTAACATAACTTTATGTAACCAGTGATGAAACgtattttgaattttgttttaatatttaatattattgttaTCACAACATAACCACAATATATGATAAAATTTTTAGTCCATAGCGCCCAACCCTAGGAGCCTACATgtgtatcctttttttttaaaaaacaatgatgtCGTAGCTTTGCCTCCCTCTGTAACTTGCATACgcctcactctcacaaacaacGACAAAGTCCGGTGTTGTGGCTTTGTTAAGGCTGTTAGCAGCGCCCTCGGACTCTAACAAATCCCGCTCTACACGGCGTGTCCTCTGCCGACCCACACAAAGATCACGTTTAACACGCATAGATGCTGCGGGCTGGCTGAAAGCTACATGCAGCTGGATTTGTACATTTAGGTTTCCACTACATGTATTTGATGGCGCCACACCAAAATAAACACTGCCACACCTTCAGAAAGaatacaaaaacatgttaaaacaatgtataGTATATGATATAGCAAAGCTACTGTATGTTTGCTCACTTATTCTAATCATAAtcagtttaaaatgaatttaaatataaatgtattgatgttaaaatttactttattttgaaaaaacaactcCTCTGGCTCCCGTCTGTCTCGCTGCGAAGCTGCTAGTATATGaagcagtgttgccaacttAGCAGCTTTTCAGAGCCTTCTAtcgatttttatttatttatttttttcttaaaaattatTACCTGATTTACCACACAGCTTGAATCACTTTATTCACCTCGTTCAATGTGAGGCTGTGATTTTTCCTTCTTGGTAAAATTAGATGTACAGTGGATCCAGGCAATGTATACAAATTTATACATGATTAATGTTAACGTATGTTGCATACATGATGTATGCCACGGTTCATGTGTGCAACATACATACTCGCCTGGTTTGACCACCACCACTGTTAAAGCTGGTTTTGTGACAAGAAGGGTGGAATGAGCGGACTGTGCTGGGAAGGCACCTGTCTACCcatgttttgtcttttcttgAACGGGttgtactgaaatgtaattttctcCCTGGGGGACAAATAAAGCATtagattcagttcaattttctctctctttacGCTGTTCTCTTTATTCGTCCTGACGGCACTGTACGTGATTAATTGGGTTCAGAGTACAGGGAGCTCAGTGGTCCCGTCGCTGTTGACAGAGACATAAAGCTTTGGTTCGGTAAACCTTCGTTTTCTCATTCTTAACTGAATGAGAAACTTTAATGTTTCCAACTTGATTTGCTAATTAAAAGGTACTAGAAACTCGACCTTGACAAACAGCATaaataaagtgattttttttcccccccaaaaaaagaagtaataccATGTCTTTTCCCCACACCGAATAAGTAAAATCCAATTGAGAGTAGGagttttctacatttttcagTGGGAGTTCACGCtgccacaaaaataaaagaatcatGTTTTGTTCTAAGACATCTTTATCAAATGCGGAAGAGGTTCATCTTCAGCTTTACGAGAGTATTTGACCGTCTTCGCTCTGCCGCAGCTTTCATCGGGTTTGAGACAAACAACCAGTACGAGATAAAGAACAGTCTGGGCCAGAAGATCTACAAGGCCAAGGAGAAGAACGACTGCTGCACCAGGAACTGCTGCGGCTCTCTGCGCAGCTTCGACATGAAGATCAAGGACAACATGGACAGGGAGGTCATCCGTCTCATCCGGCCGTTCCGATGCGTCTCCTGCTGCTGTCCTTGCTGTCTGCAGGAGGTCAGTCCTGAATATTTATCTGCTGTGTTTAGCTGAACACGACTCGTAGAAGTTATTAGTCGTCTCACTTTGTGGTTATTTAGCCCAACTAGTCCTGTATTCTTCCAGAGAAGCTATTTATAACCCTGTGTACTTAAAACGGAGTGGCAACTATTTGAGACATGGAGTGACGCAGACCTGCCCCTCCCCCGTCTGTTGCTGTGCTTTTTTCTGATTTACATGAAAATTTTTcgtttccctctgggattattaaagtatgtctgattctgatgaagTGTAGCAGATTTAGCTGTATGAAACGGCGTGAAAACTATAGGAATGCCGATACTGACGCACAGGGAGGATGAAAAACACTAGAAAGTTAAACAGGTGTTGTAGATTTTTGCTTAATCAGcgttaaaattattaaaaacaggaTTGGATCCCATTGTGAAAACTGTTACAATATACAGTAGAAACCAGATATTAACACAATGTATAAAAAGACACCAGACTTTTTGTCATCTGACCAAAAAAATTAGactaaacatttccttttcagGTCTCTTAGGAACATGTAAATTATtactatttgctaaatgccacaATGAGATTTTttatagattattattattgtttttttatttttttatttttttttttacttcaaattcAGACATTTACATAATTTACTTTACGTTTTAGTAGAATTGCTtcttaaactgtatgacttggGTCAAAATGTTTTGGAAATTCTCCCACTAGCTTATCATGACAGTTTGCTGTAATTTTGgtccattcctcctgacagcaCTTGTGTATCCGAGTCACATCTGGTGGTCAATTTCCACGGGACTAAGATTGTGATGGCCACGTCACAACGCTGGCTTTGTTGTCCTTAAGCATTGTTCTAGCTAATTTGGTGCTACCGTACTTTCCAGGTCATTGTCTATCTGGAAGACCTATCTGTGCCCAGGttttaacttcctggctgattTCTTGAGACGTTGCCTTAATATTTCTACATAATTTTCTTCCCTCGTGTCGGCATCTATTTTGTGACATGCACCGGTCTGTTCCagttgggatggtgttctcagACTCGCCaacctttcctgtttttcttctaaGTGTGGTGATTACATCCAAAACCTGTCATCAGACCACAGGTTTCTCAGA
The DNA window shown above is from Fundulus heteroclitus isolate FHET01 chromosome 14, MU-UCD_Fhet_4.1, whole genome shotgun sequence and carries:
- the plscr3b gene encoding phospholipid scramblase 2; this encodes MSAPGYPGYPNHPPYPQPGGPGAPPYPVPAGGYGDPGQPPVPGFNMGYNQGPPPVVYQPGPAPGQGPEYGGQPMGIAPAPVSVPVGVPPGLEYLTQIDQILIHQKVELLEAFIGFETNNQYEIKNSLGQKIYKAKEKNDCCTRNCCGSLRSFDMKIKDNMDREVIRLIRPFRCVSCCCPCCLQELEVQAPPGTTVGFVKQDWHPFLPKFSIQGADGQTVLRLEGPCFACNCCGDVNFELKGKDGEQSIGRISKQWSGLLKEVFTDTDNFGIQFPMDLDVKLKAVLMGACFLIDFMFFEKVGEANQRSSVFS